The Geothrix sp. genome window below encodes:
- a CDS encoding NAD-dependent epimerase/dehydratase family protein: MENRQTASTGTCLIAGCGYTGARLARRLAGRGPVLALVRSQASAAALTTALAAELTPELSAGGLQVQALDLDAPGAFEPPRDLESVLYLAPPPGQGEGDPRFQRFLAGLGGVRPKVLVYLSTTGVYGDAQGQAVDEATPPAPGDAAGRRRLAAEQAAFAWGAERGVRGVALRVAGIYGPGRLPLERLRSGEPVLRPEDSGPGNRIQVEDLVAACLAALDRPVAGAVNVTDGDPRSIGAFLELVARLAGLPAPRRVTLAEARRELSPGMLAFLQASRKVLNRRLVEDLGVTLRYADPETGVRESLREMGLISTAGR, translated from the coding sequence ATGGAGAACCGGCAGACGGCATCGACGGGCACCTGCCTCATCGCAGGGTGCGGCTACACCGGCGCCCGGCTGGCGCGACGCCTGGCAGGCCGGGGTCCGGTGCTGGCCCTGGTGCGGTCGCAGGCTTCCGCCGCCGCGCTGACCACTGCGCTGGCCGCCGAGTTGACTCCGGAACTGTCGGCCGGCGGGCTCCAGGTGCAGGCCCTGGATCTGGATGCTCCCGGAGCCTTCGAGCCTCCCCGGGACCTGGAGTCCGTGCTGTACCTGGCGCCTCCGCCTGGCCAGGGCGAGGGCGATCCCCGGTTCCAGCGGTTCCTGGCGGGATTGGGCGGAGTCCGGCCGAAGGTGCTGGTCTACCTGAGCACCACCGGGGTCTATGGCGATGCGCAGGGCCAGGCCGTGGATGAAGCCACGCCCCCGGCGCCCGGCGATGCGGCCGGCCGTCGCCGCCTGGCGGCAGAGCAGGCGGCCTTCGCCTGGGGCGCAGAGCGCGGCGTCCGCGGTGTGGCGCTGCGCGTGGCCGGGATCTACGGGCCGGGTCGCCTGCCCTTGGAGCGGCTGCGGAGCGGCGAGCCGGTCCTGCGGCCCGAAGATTCAGGGCCCGGCAACCGGATCCAGGTGGAGGACCTGGTGGCGGCCTGTCTGGCGGCCCTGGACCGGCCCGTCGCCGGGGCGGTCAATGTGACGGATGGGGACCCCCGCAGCATCGGGGCTTTCCTGGAACTGGTCGCCCGTCTGGCGGGGCTCCCCGCGCCGCGCCGGGTGACCCTGGCGGAGGCGCGCAGGGAATTGAGCCCCGGCATGCTGGCTTTCCTCCAGGCTTCCCGGAAGGTGCTCAACCGGCGCCTGGTGGAGGACCTGGGCGTGACCCTGCGCTATGCGGACCCCGAGACCGGCGTGCGCGAGAGCCTGCGGGAGATGGGGCTGATCAGTACCGCAGGACGCTGA
- a CDS encoding adenine phosphoribosyltransferase encodes MSLSAPLASYVRDVPDFPKAGILFRDITPLLSNAEAFGEAVAAMAQPVLTLQPTHVLGLESRGFIFGSALAQKLGVGFVPARKPGKLPMATHKEGYGLEYGTDALEIHTDAFGPGDRVLIVDDVMATGGTAAAAQRLVQRTGAQPVALTVFIELTSLPGREKVEGLPVFSVLRY; translated from the coding sequence ATGTCCCTCTCAGCCCCCCTTGCCTCCTATGTCCGCGATGTGCCGGATTTTCCGAAAGCGGGGATCCTCTTCCGCGACATCACGCCGCTGCTGTCGAACGCCGAGGCCTTCGGCGAGGCCGTGGCGGCCATGGCCCAGCCCGTGCTCACCCTCCAGCCGACCCATGTGCTCGGCCTGGAATCGCGCGGCTTCATCTTCGGCAGCGCCCTGGCGCAGAAGCTCGGCGTGGGCTTCGTGCCCGCCCGCAAGCCCGGCAAGCTGCCCATGGCCACCCACAAGGAGGGCTACGGCCTGGAGTACGGCACCGATGCCTTGGAGATCCACACGGATGCCTTCGGCCCCGGCGACCGGGTGCTCATCGTGGACGATGTCATGGCCACCGGCGGCACGGCGGCCGCGGCCCAGCGCCTGGTGCAGCGCACCGGCGCCCAGCCCGTGGCCCTCACGGTGTTCATCGAGCTGACCTCCCTGCCCGGCCGCGAGAAGGTCGAGGGGCTGCCGGTCTTCAGCGTCCTGCGGTACTGA
- a CDS encoding acylphosphatase produces the protein MRIAFRVHGAVQGVGYRRFAAREAQALGLAGWVRNEADGSVAGEAEGPEAALAAFRARLAQGPAFAAVGRLDWDGLDVRSSLPHPFEIYR, from the coding sequence ATGCGGATCGCCTTTCGCGTCCACGGGGCGGTCCAGGGCGTGGGCTACCGCCGCTTCGCCGCCCGGGAGGCCCAGGCCCTGGGTCTGGCGGGCTGGGTGCGCAACGAGGCGGACGGCTCCGTGGCCGGGGAGGCCGAAGGTCCGGAGGCCGCCCTGGCCGCCTTCCGGGCGCGCCTGGCCCAGGGTCCGGCCTTCGCCGCCGTGGGACGGCTGGACTGGGACGGCCTGGATGTGCGATCCTCCCTTCCCCATCCTTTTGAGATCTACAGGTAG
- the surE gene encoding 5'/3'-nucleotidase SurE, translating into MSERLILLTNDDGLWAPGLSALARAASRFGRVVTVAPDRNRSAISSALSLHNILRLHEIGPDRHACDGTPVDCVLLGVCEVLDRKPDWVLSGINHGFNLGEDVFYSGTVGAAFEGRLQGARAAAFSIHPSGSLEQVEPWIGRFLERWEAMDLPGNRIWNVNFPKGEPKGFRLTSQDSRAYHDLVERRTDPRNTPYFWIGGDAGPTYAKAPGSDAGAVFEGFASVTPLRLDLGCPETLARQADFDSAFNG; encoded by the coding sequence ATGTCCGAACGCCTGATCCTGCTTACCAACGATGATGGCCTCTGGGCCCCCGGCCTGTCGGCCCTCGCCCGGGCGGCCTCCCGCTTCGGCCGCGTGGTCACCGTGGCCCCGGACCGCAACCGCTCGGCCATCTCCTCGGCCCTCAGCCTCCACAACATCCTCCGCCTGCATGAGATCGGCCCCGATCGCCACGCCTGCGACGGCACGCCCGTGGACTGCGTCCTGCTGGGCGTCTGCGAGGTGCTCGACCGCAAGCCGGACTGGGTGCTGTCGGGCATCAACCACGGGTTCAACCTGGGGGAGGATGTCTTCTACTCGGGCACCGTGGGCGCGGCCTTCGAGGGCCGCCTCCAGGGCGCGCGCGCCGCGGCCTTCTCCATCCACCCCTCGGGCTCGCTGGAGCAGGTCGAGCCCTGGATCGGGCGCTTCCTCGAGCGCTGGGAGGCCATGGACCTGCCCGGCAACCGCATCTGGAATGTGAACTTCCCGAAGGGCGAGCCCAAGGGTTTCCGCCTCACGAGCCAGGACAGCCGCGCCTACCACGACCTGGTGGAGCGGCGCACCGACCCCCGCAACACACCCTATTTCTGGATCGGCGGCGATGCGGGCCCCACCTACGCCAAGGCCCCCGGCAGCGACGCCGGTGCCGTGTTCGAGGGCTTCGCCAGCGTGACGCCGCTGCGGCTCGACCTCGGCTGCCCGGAAACCCTGGCGCGGCAGGCCGACTTCGATTCGGCGTTCAACGGGTAG
- a CDS encoding RNA polymerase sigma factor, whose translation MDSDLPLDPFPALAAARPDLAAADGRAAILARLRERIVAFAASRYAGSQAEDLAQEVLVLIHTKYGHLEHLEDLLPLAFQILRFKLAAARRKAARRGEFDAVDVEVFPPASDAPDPAAVLERKELLARLLGGIGRMGERCRELFRLKLQGHSFLEIQGLMGAGSLNTIYTWDHRCRKQLLESLGGSWDGSGGRGTP comes from the coding sequence ATGGATTCCGACCTCCCCCTCGATCCCTTCCCCGCCCTGGCGGCCGCGCGGCCGGACCTGGCCGCCGCCGACGGCCGGGCGGCGATCCTGGCCCGACTCCGTGAAAGGATCGTGGCCTTCGCGGCATCCCGGTATGCAGGCTCCCAGGCGGAGGACCTGGCCCAGGAGGTGCTGGTGCTGATCCACACGAAGTACGGCCATCTGGAGCACCTGGAGGATCTGCTGCCCCTGGCCTTCCAGATCCTGCGCTTCAAGCTGGCGGCCGCCCGGCGCAAGGCCGCGCGGCGCGGCGAATTCGACGCCGTGGATGTGGAGGTCTTCCCGCCGGCCTCCGACGCGCCGGATCCCGCGGCGGTCCTGGAGCGCAAGGAGCTGCTGGCCCGGCTCCTGGGCGGCATCGGCCGCATGGGGGAGCGCTGCCGGGAGCTGTTCCGCCTCAAGCTGCAGGGGCACAGCTTCCTGGAGATCCAAGGCCTGATGGGCGCCGGCAGCCTCAACACCATCTACACCTGGGACCACCGCTGCCGGAAACAGCTGCTCGAATCGCTGGGCGGAAGCTGGGACGGATCCGGCGGAAGGGGGACGCCATGA